In Mercenaria mercenaria strain notata chromosome 13, MADL_Memer_1, whole genome shotgun sequence, the DNA window gtagaAATAACCTcacaggctattcttacggctctcccataagaatagtgaaaagcccgcaggTGTCTATTGCTATGGCTCTCCCGTATGAATTATGAAAAGTCTGCAGGTGGTTATTGATTTCCCCTATTATaacacatttttgttacattATATTGCTTCCATTTGTtacataaacaattttaaaacaacaaatttattgtaagtgtaaaatatttatttcactgaaatttgtcttctaaaCAAATCGGAAAACGCTTGTTGGTTGTACAGCTGTAGATGTAAATACATACGTTATTGATATTCATTATTGAAACACTTAAAATATTGACTAAGTGTTTTCAAGTAAACCAGTTAGAGAATTATTGATCTATGTTTCGTGTATATACATGCAAAATTTTCACAACAGTACAAATCTCTTACCACTATAAACATGTTTATCACACATCAGCTTGACATAACAAGATTCAAGATAATTTATTTAGGCaaaaaacatacaatatgttcATTGCCCAACATGAAATATAACACTGTAATATGACAATCAACcctgacattttatttgtaaaacaatgaCCAAATGTGGTGTCATTTCTGAAatcgtttgaaaatatataacagttgaatgacttcagtacaatgtattgtaatacagaactgccgtacgaatagacatctgcgggcttttcactattcttatgggagagccgtaagaatagcctgcaaggctattcctacgggaccgtaagaatagtcACTTCCTCATATTAAATTGTCCCCAGAAACAAagtcaaagtacatgtaatagcgagctcgaagaggaGGCCCGatgggcctgctcgagaatcgagctttacggtaacgcaagtatactttcacacacttggtgatggatttgaaaagtttcgttggaagttttaaaaaagtgcaCCCTAGCgaactggtgctcacaggaagtacttctttccagAGTGAATATataacttcattcaattgctaaaaattattcatcacttaacaataatgaaaaaatgatttccagttgtttgaaaaaaatattgttttcatttaaaagatcaagcatcagccaaaaaatggaaaaaatgtcaaaataagcaaaaagaaatgggaacgcggtaatgacgtcaccgtgacaccggcttccttaaattttgcaacgtatgatattcactgttataggtatggtgacactaaatgtagactttttcagtgaataggttctcctgaattcttgtgactagtgaatagtttctttgtgacaaataaatgatgcataattttagataaatccgatttctttgagctcactttgaggctttgccttatttcatattattggatcaaaacataaaaaaaatatttctgaggGGTCTAAATGTCTTGAGGttgaaatgtctttggggtcgaaatgtccaaggaaaTTCAATTTTGTGGTCGAAATATCTtagggttgaaatgtcttggggtcgaaatgtcatTCACAGGACCAATACTGGTACTggtgataaacccggacagatgataaagtcgaacaccttggaaatattcgattgcaatcggttatttataaaattgaacacaccatctaatagtttccacttacagcaccaactggtgtaaacaaaaacaaaattggtaaatattctgtataaataaatgactttgtaaattttgtataaaaaatatttatccaaaattactggggaagagggtgtttttttgcgcatgctcactgtcgaaacatgaaggcctgacatttgttaacttttcattacttgatcaggaatgactgttgcagctttttggggaaagtttcaatataataataccaaggaaattttgtaaatgacaaagggttcgaatttatcatcagtcaacgttcataaagtcccctttttacatacccctttcaggccctcaattcgtgtgagtttgcttactaaatataaatttgaatttatgtaaagttttcagcaaaggttaagctttattttgataccgaccattgatttcaatttgcaaaaataaaaaagttacaggtaaaaacctcattttctgttcgggtttatcatcagtaccagtactggCAATAGAAATTTTGACGATTTGAAATCCCTTACCAAACGAGTTAAGGAAGTCGGCTATTTTCTTAATGCTACATGTTATGACTTCAATATACTCTCTGTTGGCCCAGTCTTGTTGAATGGGCTTTTGGATTGCATTTGGCTGTTGTCCTGCTGACATCTTGATATATTTTCAGCTTCCGGGTTTACATATTGTGAAATGCAAAATGATTGGTGAGATTTCTAAACATTTATCCAATCAAATGCGATCTAATATATTTTtggataattgtttgtttcattaaaatagaTTGGACAGTGTTATGGGTTTAATCCAATAATAAACGTCGTTACATAGTCGAATAAGTAAACAAGtttatagtaaaataataaattattttggtTTTTAAAGGTAATCAAACGTTCAACACAAGAGTATATCGTCAAATTTAAAGACAGCAGTTATACTGTAAagtaagatacttttaaaaacaaaatttcgaTTTTTAAATCTTCTGAAATGGGAATTGGAAACAACGTGCTAGTTTAACATCTGTTTTCGCGACGCAGTGaaaatttgatttgtttgtttgtttgtttgttttgggtttaacgccgtcttCTCAACAGTATCAGTTATGGAATGGCGGtcagttgacctaaccagtgttccgggatcctgtaccagtacaaacatgttctctgcaagtaactgccaacttccccacgtcaTGTTTATTTTGCACATGAATCAGGGTAGgtagactaatgatttcagacacaatgttgtttatcaaaaagtcacagagaacatacgctccACCTGagaatcgaactcacaaccccgtgatccgtagaccatagacaagcttactgtcgctgagtggctgctttttaatttcttacagtttgaccgtcacaatataaaacaaactgaatacgtcggattagttcgactacgcagaccaacgctctaccttcTGAGCTAAGCGAGGGAGGGTGGGGGGCAAGTGTTACATAAGATGGAAGGCCAGTTGCTACAATATTGTGATAGATATtaagctcttttttttttctcaaaaagatCTACAAGGTATTGTAGTCATTTGTGATTGTCGCGTGAgagttggttaaaatttttgtttaggtccaccatTTCAGATCATTATCATTTCTCAAACAAGGAGTAGCAGTTCTCATATTGGTTGACCTCTGTAGCTCAGTTAGAAGAATGTTGGCACGGTAAGTCGAAGGTCCGAGGTTTgagtcccggtcgaggctgcgcattttttcctgagactgttacacatGGGGGCTCGTACGTGATGTTCAGACTTGGAGCCCATGCTGGGcaaagcagtttggctggggtgtgcgtGCATCTGAATACAGTTTACAGTCTGCAGCAGACATTGGTCAGGAGTGCCTGTAGgtgtctcgcaataagagggaagaTGTGTAGTGGTTTTTGTATCGAGTGACCTCCGTAGCTCAATTGGAAGAATGTTGGCACTGTAAGTCcaaggttcgagtcccggtcaaaGCTGCGCAtatttcctgagactgttacacctGTAAGAACTACATCtttgaaacttcgcacacttgtttaccatcattaggggactatgtatgcCAAGAACCATAAATGTAGTTTGCatttaattacaattatggacacttttgtactaagaaaatttgaatttcttggttacaatttttgtttaggtccaccttttctcaaaaactgtaataGCCACaggtttgaaactttgcacacttaagTTATTTATCATCTTTAGGGGACAGTGTAGGTCAAGAACCTAACCTGCATATTGtcagaattgtggccctttttttCTACTTAGAAAAACTGAACtttaactcttttcttacatgttgtccagcacttgcagacaagcgatGGCACATGTaagcagtgctcttgtttttaaccTATAATTTCTTGAGCAATATTCACTATACGACCATCGTGACCCTATTGTTTGGTTTGTTGAACAATTCGACCATGTTCCAACATTTTTACCTTAGCTGTATGAGAGCTGTCCTTGATACATCCATACCTTGGTTagaattttgatgcactttcagttATATCTGTTATTACGtgatagatttgcttcaaacttatatttaaaacagttgttccctatcatcacctacatcatatgacaaaaagGATCATAACTCGAACACTATTacttaatgaattatgcccctttttacttagaatttgggctacagtttttattataaaatggattttattcagacgtaagatagttgttccacatctGTACTAAGGCCCATACCCCCTCTCATTCCCCATAGTTAACATTAGTGTGTCGCCAATAAAACCATTTACCCATAACGTGTGATGAATTTAACTTTTAGAGCCTGTGAAACTTGTGCTGGAGCTTTTTGCGATACATGGGTGTAAACGTGTAATGCGGTGCAATACTCAGTATTACTGAAAGccaaaagacataaaaatatggcaaaaatggCTATAGAAGAGTGGAGTTGAGCAGTTGGAATGCTAGAGGCAGGCACTTCTGTAAGGCAGGTAAGAATCAGTTTCCTAGATTATGTAATCTGATCAATAATTTCCGTTCAGATGTCATAAACTTATCATTcgcttgttttattttctaaataacattCTATACATTTCCTTCAGGTCGCTCGTGCATTTAATTGACGGGTATACACTATACAACACCTCTGGCAAAAGTTTAAACCGGAAGTGTAGCTGACCTCCATCGGCAACTTTAACGACGTGTAACTACGATGCGACAGGACAGGTACATCATTGCATCGCACCTACCTATTCGATTTGTCCCCGCAACAACGACAGCCAGACGAACAGTTGGACAACAGGGTGTTACTGTTAGTCCCCAGTCGATCCGAAACCGCCTACGCGAAGTTGGATTGCATTCCCGAGGACCCAGAAAGGGTGTTACACTAACTGTAAGACACCGCAAGGCCCGTTTTTGTTGGGCAAGGCAACATTCAAGACTCACTAGGGCCGACTGGGctaatgttttgtttgttgatGAAACTCATGCTGACAGCCGTACACTTGTTTACCGTCATTGGGGTGAGAGAAATGCGGCTAATTGTGTGCTTGAAGCAGATTGTAATGGCGGAGGATCAGTTATGATTTGGGCTGGCATTTCGATGCACACCAAACCGATATGGTTATTGTGGACAGAAGCCTTATTGCCAGGCGCTACCAGGACCAGATTATCACCTCTGTATTAATTCCCCATGTTAGAGTTAACCGTGGCATGTGCTTAGTGCAGGACAATGCAGCTTGTCACACAGCAAGGACCATGCAGCAGATGCTCCAAAACAACAACATTCGTGTGTTGCCATGGCCCTCAAAAAGTCCAGATCTTAGTCCAATTGAGCATGTTTGGGaccttttaaaatgtaaagtaagGAAGCTCCCTGAGCCCTTTAACTTACGTGATCTTGGTGCTTTGATCATATGGGCATGGAATGGGATCCCTCAAAggaaaattcaacgctacattacCTCCATGCGATCCCGATGTTGGGCAGTGATTGCAGCACAAGGCGGTCATACAAGATATTGATCTTTTGTGACTTTTGAAATGAAGGGTTGGTTAGATAAAACTGGTGTCAATTCTAAACTGTTGGTGAGAATGAACTGAAATTTTGCTGAACTTTAACTCTTTGGGGCCGAAATGCaactaaaggcgctatattttctacccctgtggcgtcgatatccgactatacgcgcatTATCAGGACTCCctaggacggcgattgacgagtatagtcgcggcaccgagatcatgctgattgcgtcacgtacttgttaatttttgataatcctgataaaagcaaaattattttgcataccggctattatttcttagatgttataattattaattatgtgaATAATTAGtgtccttgttaaaataaatgtttgtaaatatgcggtaaaggaaataaaaaagacgaactccgctgtgtttcgttcatatactgtatttcaaaagattaaaataatgtcggctgccagagattttttcttacattgaagaaaatattcattatcatgcaaaaTTTGACGTATCAATTCTGTTGGATGATGATTCCaacgatgaaatttcattatcatagaagtaaatggtcggaaaatgttaagttttaaaaagctgaaatcttcgtacacttacatcacattaaatttaaatggataaaaataacacagcaaaacatatttcatacataaaaatgtgtgtaaactGTGTAAAGTTTTATTATTCTTCAAAGATgagtgtaaatattacaacttaattgtctcagtgcgtgtcacataacgtttgtgtacatgtttagaaattaattatacatcaaaataaaccatcgatattcaAAAATGGGTAttaattt includes these proteins:
- the LOC123529020 gene encoding probable protein BRICK1, translated to MSAGQQPNAIQKPIQQDWANREYIEVITCSIKKIADFLNSFDTSCRSRLATLNEKLTQLERRVEYIEARITTGQTLD